The Microbacter sp. GSS18 genome has a segment encoding these proteins:
- a CDS encoding NUDIX domain-containing protein has protein sequence MPTPDFVLELRRHIGTMPLPLAGVTAVVVRGDEVLLGRRSDNGALTPITGIVDPGEEPADAAVREALEEAGVRIRADRLCWVHQIPRVTYDNGDQSDYLDLTFRCTWVDGDPYPADGEMTEVGWYPLADLSGVGDEMRARIGAALVPGEAARFEGGAAPA, from the coding sequence GTGCCGACACCCGACTTCGTGCTCGAACTGCGCCGCCACATCGGAACCATGCCCCTGCCGCTGGCGGGCGTGACGGCGGTCGTGGTGCGCGGCGACGAGGTGCTGCTCGGACGCCGCTCCGACAACGGCGCGCTCACGCCGATCACCGGGATCGTGGATCCGGGCGAGGAGCCCGCCGACGCGGCGGTGCGCGAGGCGCTCGAAGAGGCGGGAGTCCGCATCCGCGCCGATCGGCTCTGCTGGGTCCACCAGATCCCGCGCGTGACCTATGACAACGGCGACCAGAGCGACTACCTCGATCTCACCTTCCGGTGCACGTGGGTCGACGGCGACCCGTATCCCGCCGACGGCGAGATGACCGAGGTCGGCTGGTATCCGCTCGCCGATCTCAGCGGCGTCGGCGACGAGATGCGCGCGCGCATCGGTGCGGCGCTCGTACCCGGCGAGGCCGCGCGCTTCGAGGGCGGCGCGGCGCCGGCGTGA
- the dnaE gene encoding DNA polymerase III subunit alpha — translation MASDSFVHLHVHSEYSMLDGAAKIGAMTQAAADYGMPAIAVTDHGNTFAAFEFYNAARSAGVKPIIGLESYVTPGTHRSDKSRVSWGTPEQKSDDVSGAGAYTHMTMWSQSTEGMHNLFRLSSLSSIEGYYFKPRMDRELLETYGKGLIATTGCPSGEVQTRLRLGQYDAARAAAAEFQDIFGKENYFAEIMDHGLSIERRVMTDLLRLAKDLDIPLVATNDSHYTHQHEADAHAALLCVQSGSTLDDPNRFKFDGDGYYIKTAQEMRQIFREHPEACDNTLLIAERCEVEFDTAANYMPRFPVPDGETEDSWLIKEVEKGLHYRYPGGIPDKVRKQAEYETGIILQMGFPGYFLVVADFINWAKDNGIRVGPGRGSGAGSMVAYAMRITDLDPLEHGLIFERFLNPDRVSMPDFDVDFDDRRRSEVIDYVTGKYGSERVAQIVTYGTIKSKQALKDAGRVLGFPFSMGEKLTKAMPPAVMGKDMPLSGMYDKEHPRFKEASEFRALIDTDAEAKTVFDRALGLEGLKRQWGVHAAGVIMSSEPLLDVIPIMRREQDGQIVTQFDYPSCEALGLIKMDFLGLRNLTIISDALDNIRMNRGEELDLEHLELDDRGAYELLTRGDTLGVFQLDGGPMRSLLRLMKPDNFEDVSAVIALYRPGPMGANSHINYALRKNGQQDVTPIHPELAEPLKDILDISYGLIIYQEQVMAIAQKVAGFSLGQADILRRAMGKKKKSELDKQYEGFAGGMKERGYGDGAIKALWDILLPFSDYAFNKAHSAAYGLVSYWTAYLKAHYPAEYMAALLTSVGDSKDKMAVYLNECRRMGIKVLPPDVGESIRYFAAVGDDIRFGLGAVRNVGANVVDGIVRSREKEPFTAFHDFLAKVPLHVANKRTVESLIKAGAFDSMGSTRRALLEIHEDAVEAAVDIKRNEATGAIGFDFDSLYEADEVQPPQVPERPEWTKKDKLAFEREMLGLYVSDHPLAGLEIPLAKHASTSIHDLLASEDIEDGAQVTIAGLVTSVQHRVAKSSGNPYGMITVEDFDGEITVMFMGKTYTEFASMLQADSILVVRGRVSRRDDGMNLHAQSAFSPDLGTLETSGPLSLTVPESRATERVITELAHVLTRHSGDTEVTLRLHRGASAKIFEVPLPVNVTADLYGELKGLLGPQCLG, via the coding sequence GTGGCATCCGACTCCTTCGTTCACCTGCACGTGCACAGCGAGTACTCGATGCTCGACGGAGCCGCCAAGATCGGCGCGATGACCCAGGCGGCGGCCGACTACGGCATGCCTGCGATCGCCGTCACCGACCACGGCAACACCTTCGCGGCATTCGAGTTCTACAACGCGGCCCGCTCCGCCGGCGTCAAGCCCATCATCGGGCTCGAGTCGTACGTCACGCCCGGCACGCACCGCAGCGACAAGTCGCGCGTCTCGTGGGGCACGCCCGAGCAGAAGAGCGACGACGTGTCGGGCGCGGGCGCGTACACCCACATGACGATGTGGAGCCAGAGCACCGAGGGAATGCACAACCTCTTCCGGCTCAGCTCGCTCTCGAGCATCGAGGGCTACTACTTCAAGCCCCGCATGGACCGCGAGCTGCTCGAGACCTACGGCAAGGGGCTCATCGCCACGACCGGCTGCCCGTCGGGCGAGGTGCAGACGCGACTGCGCCTGGGCCAGTACGACGCCGCGCGCGCGGCGGCGGCCGAGTTCCAGGACATCTTCGGCAAGGAGAACTACTTCGCCGAGATCATGGACCACGGCCTCTCGATCGAGCGCCGCGTCATGACCGACCTGCTGCGCCTGGCGAAGGACCTCGACATCCCGCTCGTCGCCACGAACGACTCGCACTACACCCACCAGCACGAGGCCGACGCGCACGCGGCCCTGCTCTGCGTCCAGTCCGGGTCCACTCTCGACGACCCGAACCGCTTCAAGTTCGACGGCGACGGCTACTACATCAAGACCGCGCAGGAGATGCGGCAGATCTTCCGCGAGCACCCCGAGGCGTGCGACAACACGCTGCTGATCGCCGAGCGCTGCGAGGTCGAGTTCGACACCGCCGCGAACTACATGCCGCGCTTCCCGGTGCCCGACGGCGAGACCGAGGACAGCTGGCTGATCAAAGAGGTCGAGAAGGGGCTGCACTACCGGTACCCGGGCGGCATCCCCGACAAGGTCCGCAAGCAGGCCGAGTACGAGACCGGGATCATCCTGCAGATGGGGTTCCCCGGCTACTTCCTCGTCGTCGCCGACTTCATCAACTGGGCCAAGGACAACGGCATCCGCGTGGGTCCTGGCCGAGGCTCGGGCGCGGGATCGATGGTCGCGTACGCGATGCGCATCACCGACCTCGACCCGCTCGAGCACGGGCTGATCTTCGAGCGGTTCCTCAACCCCGATCGCGTGTCGATGCCCGACTTCGACGTCGACTTCGACGACCGCCGCCGCAGCGAGGTGATCGACTACGTCACCGGCAAGTACGGCTCCGAGCGCGTGGCGCAGATCGTCACCTACGGCACGATCAAGTCCAAGCAGGCGCTCAAGGACGCCGGACGCGTGCTCGGATTCCCGTTCAGCATGGGCGAGAAGCTCACCAAGGCGATGCCGCCGGCGGTGATGGGCAAGGACATGCCGCTGAGCGGCATGTACGACAAGGAGCACCCCCGGTTCAAGGAGGCCAGCGAGTTCCGCGCGCTCATCGACACCGACGCCGAGGCCAAGACCGTCTTCGACCGTGCGCTCGGGCTCGAGGGGCTCAAGCGCCAGTGGGGCGTGCATGCGGCCGGCGTCATCATGTCCAGCGAGCCGCTGCTGGATGTCATCCCGATCATGCGCCGCGAGCAGGACGGCCAGATCGTCACCCAGTTCGACTACCCGTCGTGCGAGGCGCTCGGCCTCATCAAGATGGACTTCCTGGGGCTGCGCAACCTCACGATCATCTCGGACGCGCTCGACAACATCCGCATGAACCGGGGGGAGGAGCTCGACCTCGAGCATCTCGAACTCGACGATCGCGGCGCGTACGAGCTGCTGACCCGCGGCGACACGCTCGGCGTCTTCCAGCTCGACGGCGGACCGATGCGGTCGCTGCTGCGCCTCATGAAGCCCGACAACTTCGAGGACGTCTCGGCCGTCATCGCGCTGTACCGCCCCGGACCCATGGGCGCGAACTCGCACATCAACTACGCGCTGCGCAAGAACGGCCAGCAGGACGTCACGCCGATCCATCCCGAGCTCGCGGAGCCCCTCAAGGACATCCTCGACATCAGCTACGGCCTGATCATCTATCAGGAGCAGGTGATGGCGATCGCGCAGAAGGTCGCGGGCTTCTCGCTCGGTCAAGCCGACATCCTCCGCCGCGCGATGGGCAAGAAGAAGAAGTCCGAGCTGGACAAGCAGTACGAGGGCTTCGCCGGCGGCATGAAGGAGCGCGGGTACGGCGACGGCGCGATCAAGGCGCTGTGGGACATCCTGCTGCCGTTCTCGGACTACGCGTTCAACAAGGCGCACTCGGCCGCGTACGGACTGGTGTCGTACTGGACGGCGTACCTCAAGGCCCACTATCCCGCCGAGTACATGGCGGCGCTGCTCACGAGCGTCGGCGACTCGAAGGACAAGATGGCGGTCTACCTCAACGAGTGCCGCCGCATGGGCATCAAGGTGCTCCCGCCCGACGTGGGGGAGTCCATCCGCTACTTCGCGGCCGTCGGCGACGACATCCGCTTCGGGCTGGGCGCCGTGCGCAACGTCGGCGCCAACGTGGTCGACGGGATCGTCCGCTCGCGCGAGAAGGAGCCCTTCACCGCCTTCCACGACTTCCTGGCCAAGGTGCCGCTGCACGTGGCGAACAAGCGCACCGTGGAGTCCCTCATCAAGGCGGGGGCGTTCGACTCCATGGGCAGCACGCGGCGCGCCCTGCTCGAGATCCACGAGGACGCCGTCGAAGCGGCCGTCGACATCAAGCGGAACGAGGCCACGGGCGCGATCGGCTTCGACTTCGACAGCCTGTACGAAGCCGACGAGGTCCAGCCGCCGCAGGTTCCCGAGCGTCCCGAGTGGACGAAGAAGGACAAGCTCGCGTTCGAGCGCGAGATGCTCGGGCTCTACGTGTCGGACCACCCGCTCGCGGGCTTGGAGATCCCACTCGCCAAGCACGCGTCGACGAGCATCCATGATCTGCTCGCGTCGGAGGACATCGAGGACGGCGCCCAGGTGACCATCGCGGGCCTGGTCACGAGCGTGCAGCATCGCGTCGCGAAGTCCAGCGGCAACCCGTACGGCATGATCACCGTCGAGGACTTCGACGGCGAGATCACCGTGATGTTCATGGGCAAGACGTATACGGAGTTCGCGTCGATGCTGCAGGCCGACTCGATCCTCGTCGTCCGCGGCCGCGTGTCGCGCCGCGACGACGGCATGAACCTGCACGCGCAGTCGGCGTTCTCGCCCGACCTCGGCACGCTCGAGACGTCCGGGCCGCTGTCGCTGACGGTTCCCGAGAGCCGCGCGACCGAGCGCGTCATCACCGAACTGGCCCACGTGCTCACCCGTCACAGCGGCGACACCGAGGTCACGCTGCGGCTCCACCGCGGCGCGTCGGCGAAGATCTTCGAAGTCCCCCTGCCCGTGAACGTCACCGCCGATCTGTACGGCGAGCTGAAGGGGCTGCTGGGGCCGCAATGCCTCGGCTGA